In Oryza sativa Japonica Group chromosome 2, ASM3414082v1, the following are encoded in one genomic region:
- the LOC9269581 gene encoding GATA transcription factor 11 yields MAGVGFVEDMLREQSLLEATCGDLFDHIDDLLDFPKEESAADVLLLDAPAPGSPLSSRIIGGHATMAAAPPPPPQMMALPPPPAPAKDDASALFDAAGALGAEVFDRKDAHIGPCDELDMDMAQLEWLSGLFDDGTIPHEPSFPGVNCAAPIKASALTANAGVVLPDKAEEALFRSSSPISVLEHSGFNVATNGGSSSSSSSSASSSSESFSGSGRAWSAPVSPRPEPPVLVIPARARSKRSRPSAFPAVRGAPAATETTILVPTPMYSSTSSHSDPESIAESNPHPPPMKKKKKAKKPAAPAAASDAEADADAADADYEEGGALALPPGTVRRCTHCQIEKTPQWRAGPLGPKTLCNACGVRYKSGRLFPEYRPAASPTFMPSIHSNSHKKVVEMRQKATRTADPSCDLLQYIRRRD; encoded by the exons ATGGCGGGCGTTGGATTCGTGGAGGACATGCTGCGGGAGCAGAGCCTCCTGGAGGCGACCTGCGGCGACCTCTTCGACCACATCGACGACCTGCTCGACTTCCCCAAGGAGGAGTCGGCCGCCGACGTGCTCCTGCTCGACGCGCCGGCGCCAGGGAGCCCGCTGTCCTCGCGCATCATCGGCGGCCACGccaccatggcggcggcgccgccaccgccgccgcagatgATGgcgctccccccgccgccggcccccgCGAAGGACGACGCGTCGGCGCTGTtcgacgcggccggcgcgctCGGCGCCGAGGTGTTCGACCGCAAGGACGCCCACATTGGCCCG TGTGATGAGCTGGACATGGACATGGCGCAGCTGGAGTGGCTGTCGGGGCTGTTCGACGATGGAACCATCCCGCACGAGCCGAGTTTTCCGGGCGTCAACTGCGCGGCGCCGATCAAGGCGTCGGCGCTGACGGCGAACGCCGGCGTCGTGCTGCCGGacaaggcggaggaggcgctgtTCCGCAGCTCCAGCCCCATCTCCGTGCTGGAGCACAGCGGCTTCAACGTGGCAACCAATGGgggctcctcctcgtcgtcctcctcgtcggcgtcctcctcgtcggagtcgttCTCCGGCAGCGGCCGCGCGTGGTCCGcgcccgtgtcgccgcgccCGGAGCCGCCCGTGCTCGTCatcccggcgcgcgcgcgcagcaaACGGTCTAGGCCGTCCGCGTTCCCGGCTGTccgcggcgcgccggcggcgacggagaccACCATCCTGGTGCCGACGCCAATGTACTCGTCCACCTCGTCGCACTCGGATCCCGAGAGCATTGCCGAGTCCAACCCGCACCCGCCgccgatgaagaagaagaagaaggccaagaagccggccgctccggccgccgcctctgacgccgaggccgacgccgacgcggcggaCGCCGACTACGAGGAAGGCGGCGCGCTCGCGCTCCCGCCGGGCACCGTGCGGCGGTGCACGCATTGCCAGATCGAGAAGACGCCGCAGTGGCGCGCGGGCCCGCTCGGCCCCAAGACGCTCTGCAACGCGTGCGGCGTCCGCTACAAGTCCGGCCGCCTCTTCCCGGAGTACCGCCCGGCGGCGAGCCCCACCTTCATGCCGTCCATCCATTCCAACTCCCACAAGAAGGTGGTGGAGATGCGCCAGAAGGCAACCCGGACCGCCGACCCGTCCTGCGACCTCCTGCAGTACATCCGCCGCCGGGATTAa
- the LOC9272519 gene encoding uncharacterized protein, giving the protein MGVTRAHIVKNDALEGMLGEFVGGGKGGGKAGRAAARHSSRLVAALTCLQLAFAIYATFLLYYMSPAVDLRAKPDFAWATRIAQHWKQLMAQPDGGGGGMAVSPEEVCEHESIDFEQKKSTDAVMIRLKRELYDEVRDFQRRSFGAETLPELLRMRSRWSAAAAAAGNQPRVTVILNHFKRRTLCAQLDTLRRQTVPFHRAWVLAFGSPNEAALRRIVGSYNDSRISFVSSGHDFKYYGRFQMALQSESDFVYVLDDDMIPGARMLEILTHVAGTDKYRNAVLGSIGRILPFRQKDFTFPSYRKFRSKEAGLYLPDPAYDIAVDRIVQVDFLSSSWFLAADLVKALFIEVPFTFMTGEDLHLSYQLQKYMGAGSFVLPVDAGDKETWGDSEHRLAYVAETTVIFKDIVQVRDEQWWRALTSGYVTQWAAMHPQKVDALFYAHSLGEVRALAPLLERFRTTAGRKAYLVVSGGGHCPCEEAAAVLKWPKVVCKERRFKIFDLAVGALSGPSHSDVPVLHAVYSSMRGIVRMHNPSVIVAVADVDSKIKDALRMAADAAVNRTALVLLPRNSISKVLWMANLRPTSLPNWNRMRISVNIITQNRAKSLRRLLASLRDAYYVGDEVPISFNMDSRVDAATLNVVNAFDWPHGGKTLRRRIIQGGLIRAVSESWYPATDDDYGLLLEDDIEVSPYYYLWIKYALLAYRYDPQVSLPELSSISLYTPRLVEVVKERPRWNATAFFGRSKNHHPNTPYLHQLPCSWGAVFFPKHWREFYAYMAARFTEDAKQNPVQIPRSRTNGWQASWKKFLIDMMYLRGYVALYPNFPDQSSFSTNHMEPGAHISAKGNVVKHDKRDFEVPLVADDFSPLLPAGRMPPASKLPVLNLFNQPVSFKALKAAGAKLRQDVIGCAATQLVAVDHVTGLPKNCTAF; this is encoded by the exons ATGGGCGTCACCCGCGCGCACATCGTGAAGAATGACGCACTGGAGGGGATGCTGGGCgagttcgtcggcggcggcaagggcggcgggaaggcggggcgcgcggcggcgaggcactcGTCGCGGCTGGTCGCGGCGCTGACGTGCCTCCAGCTCGCGTTCGCCATCTACGCCACCTTCCTACTCTACTACATGAGCCCCGCCGTGGACCTCCGCGCCAAGCCGGACTTCGCGTGGGCGACGCGCATCGCGCAGCACTGGAAGCAGCTCATGGCGcagcccgacggcggcggcggcggcatggcggtgTCGCCGGAGGAGGTGTGCGAGCACGAGAGCATCGACTTCGAGCAGAAGAAGTCGACGGACGCCGTGATGATCCGCCTCAAGCGCGAGCTCTACGACGAGGTCCGCGACTTCCAGCGCCGGAGCTTCGGCGCCGAGACGCTGCCGGAGCTCCTCCGGATGCGCTCGCggtggagcgccgccgccgccgccgccggcaatcAGCCGCGGGTGACGGTGATCCTGAACCACTTCAAGCGGCGGACGCTGTGCGCGCAGCTGGACACGCTCCGGCGGCAGACGGTGCCGTTCCACCGCGCCTGGGTGCTCGCCTTCGGGAGCCCGAACGAGGCGGCGCTCCGCCGGATCGTCGGCAGCTACAACGACTCCCGCATCAGCTTCGTCTCCTCCGGCCACGACTTCAAGTACTACGGCCGCTTCCAGATGGCGCTGCAGTCGGAGTCCGACTTCGTCTACGTCCTCGACGACGACATGATCCCGGGCGCCCGCATGCTCGAGATCCTCACCCATGTCGCCGGCACCGACAAGTACCGCAACGCCGTGCTCGGCAGCATCGGCCGCATCCTCCCCTTCCGCCAGAAGGACTTCACCTTCCCGAGCTACCGCAAGTTCCGCTCCAAGGAGGCCGGCCTCTACCTCCCCGACCCGGCGTACGACATCGCCGTCGACCGCATCGTGCAGGTGGACTTCCTCTCGAGCTCGTggttcctcgccgccgacctcgtcaAGGCGCTCTTCATCGAGGTCCCCTTCACCTTCATGACCGGCGAGGATCTCCACCTGAGCTACCAGCTGCAGAAGTACATGGGCGCCGGGTCGTTCGTGCTCCccgtcgacgccggcgacaaGGAGACGTGGGGGGACAGCGAGCACCGCCTCGCGTACGTGGCGGAGACGACGGTGATCTTCAAGGACATCGTGCAGGTGCGGGACGAGCAGTGGTGGCGCGCGCTCACCTCCGGCTACGTCACGCAGTGGGCGGCGATGCACCCACAGAAGGTGGACGCGCTCTTCTACGCGCACTCGCTCGGCGAGGTCCGCGCGCTGGCGCCGCTGCTGGAGCGGTTCCGCACCACCGCCGGGAGGAAGGCCTAcctcgtcgtctccggcggcggccactgcccctgcgaggaggcggcggcggtgctcaaGTGGCCCAAGGTTGTGTGCAAGGAGAGGCGCTTCAAGATCTtcgacctcgccgtcggcgcGCTCTCCGGCCCCTCCCACTCCGACGTGCCCGTCCTCCACGCCGTCTACTCCAGCATGCGCGGCATCGTCCGCATGCACAACCCGagcgtcatcgtcgccgtcgccgacgtcgaCTCCAAGATCAAGGACGCCCTCCGcatggccgccgacgccgccgtcaaCCGCACCGccctcgtcctcctcccccgcaACTCCATCTCCAAGGTTCTCTGGATGGCCAACCTCCGCCCCACCTCACTGCCCA ACTGGAACAGGATGCGGATCTCGGTGAACATCATCACGCAGAACCGGGCCAAGTCGCTGCGGCGGCTGCTGGCGTCGCTGCGGGACGCCTACTACGTCGGCGACGAGGTGCCGATCAGCTTCAACATGGACAGCCGCGTGGACGCGGCGACGCTGAACGTCGTCAACGCCTTCGACTGGCCGCACGGCGGCAAGACGCTGCGGCGGAGGATCATCCAGGGCGGGCTGATCCGCGCCGTGAGCGAGAGCTGGTACCCGGCGACCGACGACGACTACGGCCTCCTCCTCGAGGACGACATCGAGGTCTCCCCCTACTACTACCTCTGGATCAAGTACGCCCTCCTCGCCTACCGCTACGACCCCCAGGTCTCTCTCCCTGAGCTCTCCTCCATCTCCCTCTACACGCCGCGCCTCGTCGAGGTCGTCAAGGAGCGGCCGCGCTGGAACGCCACCGCGTTCTTCGGCCGCAGCAAGAACCACCACCCCAACACCCCCTATCTTCACCAGCTTCCCTGCAGCTGGGGCGCCGTCTTCTTCCCCAAGCACTGGCGCGAGTTCTACGCGTACATGGCGGCGAGGTTCACCGAGGATGCCAAGCAGAATCCAGTTCAGATACCTCGGTCCCGCACCAATGGCTGGCAGGCGTCTTGGAAGAAGTTCCTCATCGACATGATGTACCTGCGTGGCTACGTCGCGCTCTACCCGAACTTCCCCGACCAGAGCAGCTTCTCCACCAACCACATGGAGCCCGGCGCGCACATCAGCGCCAAGGGCAACGTCGTCAAGCACGACAAGAGGGACTTCGAGGTGCCGCTCGTCGCCGACGACTTCTCGCCGCTGCTCCCCGCCGGGAGGATGCCGCCGGCGTCCAAGCTCCCCGTGCTCAACCTCTTCAACCAGCCGGTCTCCTTCAAGGCGCTCAAGGCCGCCGGCGCCAAGCTCCGCCAGGACGTCATCGGCTGCGCCGCCACgcagctcgtcgccgtcgaccacgTCACCGGCCTCCCAAAGAACTGCACCGCCTTCTGA